AAGGTGCTGGGCTATGATGTCTATCCCAACGCCCAATTTGAAGCGATCGGGACGGCCCGCTATGTCTCCTTGCCGGAGCTGTTTGCCCAGTCAGACATCATTTCCCTCCATTGCCCTCTGACCCACGACACGCACCATCTGATCAGCAAACAGGCGATCGATCAGATGAAGCCCGGCGTAATGCTAATCAACACCAGTCGCGGCCAATTGGTGGACACCAAAGCCGCGATCGAGGGCATCAAATCGGGTCAAATTGGCTATCTGGGCATCGATGTCTATGAACAAGAGGCCGAACTCTTTTTCCGTGACCTGTCCGACACCGTGATTCAGGACGATACCTTCCAGTTGCTGCAATCGTTCCCGAACGTGATCATCACCGCTCACCAAGCCTTCTTTACCCGCGAAGCCTTGGGGGACATTGCTCGCACCACCATTGAAAACCTCACCGCCTTCGAGCAACACCAACCGATCGCCAATGAGGTGCGCCTTCCTGATTAGGGATCACGGCTGATCGATCACGACTCGGGTTCTTTTCTGCCCTTCTCAGTCATTGCCTTCAGTGTTAATTGATCAGGGGCGTGCAGTTGTGCGCCCTCTGCGCCCTCATGGATTTGGCCCATGCTGAGCAATCGGATCCATCAGCATTGCCCTGCACCGGTTGGCCGAAACTTGCCGGACTTTGCAGGTTTGAAAGACCAGCCTTTAGAGAAATACAACAATTGGTTAAAAAGGATTGCGGGTTGTTGCCGTATCATTCTTAGAAGTATTTTTAACAAACCATAACGTTTCTCAGCCAAGGAGCGACCATGACGATCGCGGTGGCCCCCGAGCAGCCCACGACCGCAGTGCAGCACGTTCCGCGAGAATATCTCGACCCACCCCAGGAACTGTTTAACCCCACGCTGCTAATGATGGTGGCCGCCACCGCAATTGTGGTGCTCTCCGTCTGTGGCTATTGGCTATGGCACTGGCCGGACTGGATTTGTTTTTGTGCCAATGTGCTGGCGATGCACCTGTCGGGAACCGTCATTCACGACGCATCCCACAACGCCGCCCACAAATACCCGATCGTCAATGCCATCCTGGGCCACAGCAGCGCCCTGATGTTGGGGTTTGCGTTTCCCGTGTTCACGCGGGTTCACCTGCAACATCACGCCAACGTCAACGACCCCAAAAACGACCCCGATCACTTTGTTTCCACCTGCGGGCCCCTGTGGTTAATTGCACCCCGGTTTTTCTATCACGAAATTTTCTTCTTCCAACGCAAGCTTTGGCGCAAGTATGAGTTGCTGGAATGGTTTCTGAGTCGGATGGTGCTGGTGGGCATTGTGTGGGCCGGCATCCATTGGGACTTCATTGGCTATGTGATGAATTTCTGGTTCTCGCCCGCGTTGGTGGTGGGTTTGGCCCTGGGATTGTTTTTTGACTATCTACCCCATCGGCCGTTTGAGGAGCGCAATCGCTGGAAGAATGCACGGGTCTATCCGAGTGCTCTGCTGAATTGGTTGATTTTGGGGCAAAACTATCACCTGATTCACCACCTTTGGCCCTCAATCCCCTGGTATCACTACAAAACGGTTTATGAACGGGTGAAGCCGTTGTTGGATCAGAAAGGATCGCCGCAGACGCTGGGCATTCTGGGAGACCAAAAAAATT
This window of the Limnothrix sp. FACHB-406 genome carries:
- the crtR gene encoding beta-carotene hydroxylase → MTIAVAPEQPTTAVQHVPREYLDPPQELFNPTLLMMVAATAIVVLSVCGYWLWHWPDWICFCANVLAMHLSGTVIHDASHNAAHKYPIVNAILGHSSALMLGFAFPVFTRVHLQHHANVNDPKNDPDHFVSTCGPLWLIAPRFFYHEIFFFQRKLWRKYELLEWFLSRMVLVGIVWAGIHWDFIGYVMNFWFSPALVVGLALGLFFDYLPHRPFEERNRWKNARVYPSALLNWLILGQNYHLIHHLWPSIPWYHYKTVYERVKPLLDQKGSPQTLGILGDQKNFWNFMYDVFLGIRFHRH